In Topomyia yanbarensis strain Yona2022 chromosome 2, ASM3024719v1, whole genome shotgun sequence, one DNA window encodes the following:
- the LOC131681617 gene encoding myosin-2 heavy chain isoform X1, whose translation MSHLFPSAKGDQLCPLGFHPQVRWPTRCKRCFRDYKEHGNKRNGEDITASTPVLSGSSQSRRDGGSSTSLDKPVRSWTSTQNLYLPSNDRPPGVPPRPASWASTPDLDDVMQNMKADFTVNLTLPRRRHTTTFDNLEELETTVILKRPPLPPILKVEPKKDETKKDLEKAEDQGVTIEKGDSLAERVRKMNLMKRQGSSERDSRERSVPRKDDEEQVPKVIVKSPKEIEPEKVERKRRVRPIPESSAKDPPSRPQLTLSKTTITSTKALTGSTLAPVKERQSAKPSTNVEATKDSTKVIRRRRVDTGPFDSPSKPVSTPATIAPPLISKPESLHNSSDDVKFLISIKDNKSKLDEDLHSITTETTETTIVDNSDNRELQEEIESLRRELETVKARCDRAEREKSDILLRRLASMDTGSNKTAASEALKLQQKVNEQKQLLEDLQDEKKFLATKVKELESDIKIRGAKNVEEQLRQKLEQAETLCEELMDENEEIKRELRTMETEIEEMHDNFREDQADEYASLKKELDQTTKNCRILSFKLKKSDRKIEQLETEKAALGVNTDLAVKVKQLEEELRVANEVSRRLQSELDQAESSPSTPTKKTPTLGKIGKSTSADNKISRASLTRGGSQEDPVQLLRDLQDSLEREADLREQLKYAEEEAENLRRKSSRVEDDNESLLMQLKKMATKARTKSFFNTGRKLSPSPPNRRLTAEGPLEKDEGISDEDDPAELRLQLELNEQETAVLRRKIEELEKENKRNREHVKELQESLISKTKEIDKQSKFPSLLGSKSKDPLDGKKIKVMEDEISELRKKLIEKDREVERVQAELSLNKTKGGKALTKAKPLDTSLTDQQVADLKRQLQVVEQEATVLRKKTQTLELENEKYSAEMKQLQQEKASSENAASIKLENTIQDLQREKNEIEGKLKRITEQSSMGLPSRTPKSPTDMHSKLQLKRMVDECESEISELRAIVGRSGAMSISALENEKKKLQVELAESKEQRNKLEAEIKKLAAPKVSAELQAIKLNEAQRTVHKLEDENKKQNDKIKVLEEKISKITTTMKASESNKVTLETQLKTEKDRSENAEKELDKLRKEKTEIESRISGLEKDWLKEREKAKSTKESLEKQFEILKRQSASPDPSASKVRELSQKNDELLSKLEEESKKYQKLASKNKTLEEDYVLQKAQIETDKEKLQELEILRKKLTQADNIEARLVKENTNLSRKLVENQKRIAELETNIENRSAGYEIEKNRLKNALEDKQREYEQLINENEMNGYQVSQMRKDNDDLRSKLDDYERIDKAQRTLSEHNSQLEQELKKLQIQLEMAEMNVKSEVAATRLRYEQQVTNLHNELTGLQRQCERFKRDRDTFKQLVEAAQKQIGDMKANRRSLASVTSSSDDDDKSKIVALEQQIGCLEDELSEARLEASKVRTELISELSASEIKISEMQSKINELEEEKIISGGKSKVPGTKTRLELSWQKEREDLQRLVQETSTLARDLRQTLFEVERERDKEKLESRRKIDQIKKTTEEEIEEGRRKVTELQSDLLELRDAHAKLRTANEKLRRDRERYEREREGVTRRRLEVEGERRIGAVLQTVDELLRMAPEVQKTATKQETSVTTTSTGKTINTNAPIPTPPMRHKSPSPGPGGAAPQPKSITSVLARLVEASEDLRRYQRMCDEEKDRERMKRGGMRRAASQENESAEGHAGRPVMRSLYKKSLSLDQSLQNEQQGLIWKEGDDSMSSLQSLDSEYGSLIHRDSSLDSRLSGGSTQSDMPRMRKKKRGLMGKLRSLSLTRNKGSESDFSIQGSDSDLSIAGDIRSSKSNLKGKLSGMFRRAGSSSRADSNDSLDREMQRPVAIQTLGNGPAALLHPPVPRPVSTSTPHLARQAGKPPTPSMVPAQRRRVAIGQSPQQGAANSSSLPK comes from the exons ATGTCGCACCTATTTCCCAGTGCTAAGGGGGACCAGTTATGTCCCCTAGGTTTTCATCCCCAGGTTCGCTGGCCAACTCGTTGCAAACGATGCTTTCGTGACTATAAAGAGCACGGGAACAAACGAAATGGGGAAGACATTACAGCATCTACACCGGTCCTTTCTGGCTCGTCCCAATCGCG TCGCGATGGTGGTAGTAGCACGAGTTTGGACAAACCGGTGCGGAGCTGGACTTCAACCCAAAATTTGTACCTACCTAGCAATGACCGACCCCCAGGCGTTCCACCACGACCAGCGTCTTGGGCATCGACACCCGATTTAGATGATGTTATGCAGAATATGAAGGCAGATTTCACTGTTAATTTGACCCTGCCACGGCGGAGACATACCACTACATTCGACAAT CTAGAGGAACTGGAAACGACTGTTATCCTGAAAAGACCTCCACTACCACCCATTCTGAAGGTAGAACCAAAAAAGGATGAAACCAAGAAAGATCTGGAAAAGGCCGAGGACCAAGGAGTTACAATCGAGAAGGGAGATTCCCTTGCTGAGCGAGTTCGTAAGATGAATTTGATGAAACGACAAGGTAGTTCGGAACGAGACAGCCGTGAAAGATCAGTACCACGAAAAGA TGACGAAGAACAAGTGCCGAAAGTTATTGTAAAATCACCTAAAGAAATCGAACCAGAAAAAGTAGAACGTAAGCGCCGTGTTAGACCCATTCCAGAAAGTTCTGCCAAAGATCCGCCTAGCAGACCTCAGCTAACTTTAAGTAAAACGACAATCACATCAACGAAGGCTCTCACAGGTTCTACATTGGCACCTGTAAAGGAGAGACAGAGTGCGAAACCAAGTACCAATGTAGAAGCTACGAAAGATTCAACAAAGGTAATTAGGCGTCGGCGTGTCGACACAGGTCCTTTCGACTCCCCATCAAAACCAGTTAGCACCCCAGCAACAATAGCACCACCGTTGATATCAAAGCCAGAATCTCTACACAACAGTAGTGATGACGTGAAGTTCTTGATTTCCATAAAGGATAACAAATCAAAATTAGACGAAGACCTCCATTCGATCACAACCGAAACAACTGAAACGACAATCGTAGATAATAGTGATAATCGTGAACTACAGGAAGAGATTGAAAGTCTGAGGCGAGAACTGGAGACTGTGAAAGCTCGCTGCGATCGAGCCGAACGCGAAAAAAGTGATATATTATTACGTCGATTAGCTTCCATGGACACTGGTTCGAATAAAACGGCAGCTTCAGAGGCACTGAAGCTACAGCAAAAAGTGAACGAGCAAAAGCAGCTTTTAGAAGATCTTCAAGATGAGAAGAAGTTTCTGGCTACGAAGGTGAAAGAACTAGAGTCTGATATAAAAATCCGCGGTGCGAAAAATGTCGAAGAACAGCTTAGACAAAAACTGGAACAGGCTGAAACTTTGTGTGAAGAATTGATGGACGAAAATGAGGAAATAAAGCGTGAGTTAAGAACCATGGAAAcagaaattgaagaaatgcACGATAACTTCCGTGAGGATCAAGCTGATGAATATGCTTCGCTGAAAAAGGAACTCGATCAGACTACTAAAAACTGTAGAATATTATCATTCAAACTAAAGAAATCAGATCGCAAAATCGAACAACTTGAAACAGAGAAGGCAGCATTGGGAGTAAACACCGATCTTGCAGTGAAAGTTAAACAACTGGAGGAGGAGCTGAGAGTCGCCAACGAAGTTTCCCGTCGATTGCAGTCGGAATTAGATCAAGCAGAATCGAGCCCGTCTACACCGACCAAAAAAACTCCAACGTTGGGTAAAATAGGTAAATCTACGTCGGCAGATAACAAAATCTCGCGTGCGTCCTTAACCCGTGGTGGGTCCCAAGAAGACCCTGTGCAGTTACTTCGTGATCTTCAAGATTCCCTTGAACGAGAGGCTGACTTGCGTGAACAGCTTAAGTACGCCGAAGAAGAAGCGGAAAATCTTAGACGAAAATCATCTAGGGTGGAAGACGACAACGAATCCCTTTTGATGCAACTGAAAAAGATGGCTACGAAGGCGAGAA CAAAAAGTTTCTTCAATACAGGTAGAAAACTCAGCCCAAGTCCACCGAATCGTCGTCTAACGGCGGAAGGTCCGCTGGAAAAGGACGAAGGAATCTCCGATGAAGATGACCCGGCAGAACTAAGATTGCAGCTTGAGTTAAACGAACAAGAAACTGCTGTACTGCGACGGAAAATTGAGGAATTAGAAAAAGAGAATAAGCGAAACCGGGAACATGTTAAAGAACTACAAGAGAgtttaatatcgaaaacgaagGAAATAGACAAACAAAGCAAATTTCCTTCGTTGCTTGGATCAAAAAGTAAAGATCCGCTGgatggcaaaaaaattaaagtgatGGAGGATGAAATCAGTGAGTTGAGAAAGAAACTGATCGAAAAAGATCGGGAAGTTGAGCGCGTGCAAGCAGAACTAAGCCTCAATAAAACCAAGGGCGGAAAAGCGTTGACAAAGGCAAA ACCCTTAGATACGAGTTTAACAGACCAACAGGTTgccgatctcaagcgtcaattGCAGGTAGTTGAACAGGAAGCTACTGTTTTGCGGAAGAAAACGCAAACCTTAGAACTGGAAAACGAAAAGTACTCTGCTGAAATGAAGCAGCTGCAGCAAGAGAAAGCATCCAGTGAAAATGCTGCTTCAATCAAGCTGGAAAACACTATACAAGATTTACAAAGAGAAAAGAACGAGATTGAGGGTAAACTGAAGCGAATCACCGAACAATCTTCAATGGGATTACCATCTAGAACTCCCAAGTCTCCCACTGATATGCATTCCAAGTTGCAGTTGAAG AGAATGGTAGATGAATGCGAAAGCGAAATTTCCGAGCTGCGAGCTATCGTTGGACGCTCTGGAGCAATGAGTATTTCTGCTTTGGAAAACGAGAAGAAAAAGCTGCAAGTCGAACTAGCTGAGTCCAAGGAACAACGAAATAAATTGGAAGCTGAAATAA AAAAGCTGGCTGCTCCGAAAGTATCCGCAGAGTTACAGGCGATAAAATTAAACGAGGCCCAACGCACAGTTCACAAGTTGGAAGATGAAAACAAAAAGCAGAATGATAAAATCAAGGTTCTGGAGGAGAAAATAAGCAAAATTACAACGACT ATGAAGGCTTCTGAATCGAACAAGGTCACACTAGAGACTCAACTAAAGACGGAGAAAGATAGAAGCGAAAATGCGGAAAAGGAGTTGGATAAACTAAGAAAAGAAAAAACTGAGATAGAGAGCCGGATTTCAGGGCTCGAAAAAGACTGGCTAAAAGAAAGGGAGAAAGCAAAATCTACAAAAGAAAGCTTAGAGAAACAATTCGAGATTCTGAAAAGGCAGTCTGCATCACCAGATCCCTCGGCATCGAAAGTTCGAGAATTAAGCCAGAAGAATGATG AATTATTGTCTAAATTGGAAGAAGAATCCAAAAAGTATCAGAAACTTGCTTCCAAGAATAAAACACTTGAAGAGGACTATGTTCTACAGAAAGCGCAGATAGAGACGGACAAAGAAAAACTTCAGGAACTAGAAATTCTAAGAAAAAAACTTACGCAAGCGGATAACATCGAGGCACGATTGGTGAAGGAAAACACAAACCTCAGCCGCAAGCTAGTGGAAAACCAGAAGAGAATTGCTGAGCTCGAAACTAATATCGAGAATCGCAGTGCTGGTTACGAGATTGAGAAAAATCGCCTTAAAAATGCACTGGAGGACAAACAGCGAGAGTATGAACAGTTAATCAAcgagaatgaaatgaatggatATCAAGTATCACAAATGAGAAAAGAC AACGATGATCTTAGAAGCAAATTGGATGACTATGAGAGAATCGACAAAGCGCAGCGAACACTAAGTGAACATAATTCTCAGCTGGAACAGGAACTGAAAAAACTACAAATTCA GCTGGAAATGGCAGAAATGAACGTAAAATCTGAGGTGGCTGCAACACGTCTGCGTTACGAGCAGCAAGTAACCAATTTGCATAACGAGCTCACTGGCCTACAGCGTCAGTGTGAACGTTTCAAACGTGACCGAGACACATTTAAACAGCTGGTGGAGGCAGCCCAGAAGCAAATCGGAGACATGAAGGCGAACCGGCGCAGTTTAGCTTCGGTAACCAGTAGCAGTGATGACGATGACAAGTCTAAGATTGTAGCGCTTGAGCAACAAATTGGTTGCTTGGAAGATGAGCTCAGTGAAGCTCGTCTGGAGGCTAGCAAAGTGCGAACCGAACTGATTTCAGAACTTAGTGCTTCCGAGATCAAAATATCTGAGATGCAGTCCAAAATCAACGAACTTGAAGAAGAGAAGATCATCAGTGGTGGAAAGAGTAAAGTACCAGGAACGAAGACGAGACTAGAGCTTTCTTGGCAAAAAGAACGGGAAGACTTACAGCGATTGGTACAAGAAACTTCGACACTGGCCAGAGATTTACGGCAAACATTGTTCGAAGTAGAGCGAGAACGGGACAAAGAGAAGCTTGAATCGCGCCGTAAGATAGATCAAATTAAAAAGACAACCGAAGAGGAAATTGAGGAGGGTAGAAGGAAAGTTACTGAGCTTCAGAGTGACCTACTGGAACTGAGAGATgcccatgcaaaactgagaaCAGCCAACGAGAAGCTAAGACGTGATCGCGAACGTTACGAGCGAGAACGCGAAGGTGTCACTAGACGTCGACTTGAAGTTGAAGGTGAACGAAGAATAGGAGCTGTGCTCCAAACTGTAGACGAGCTGCTCAGAATGGCTCCAGAAGTACAGAAGACTGCAACAAAACAAGAAACTAGCGTAACCACTACAAGCACGGGAAAG ACCATCAATACAAACGCACCCATTCCAACACCTCCAATGCGGCACAAGAGTCCTTCACCTGGACCAGGGGGTGCAGCACCGCAGCCCAAATCGATAACGTCAGTATTAGCCAGGCTAGTCGAAGCGTCGGAGGATCTGAGGCGCTACCAAAGAATGTGCGACGAGGAAAAAGACAGAGAACGAATGAAACGTGGTGGTATGAGGCG GGCTGCTTCCCAGGAGAACGAATCCGCAGAGGGTCACGCTGGTAGACCGGTTATGAGAAGCTTGTATAAGAAGAGTTTATCATTGGATCAATCCTTGCAAAATGAACAGCAAGGA CTTATATGGAAGGAGGGTGATGATAGCATGTCTTCGCTGCAATCGCTTGACTCAGAGTATGGATCACTGATCCATAGGGATTCTAGCTTGGACTCACGATTATCGGGTGGTTCTACCCAGAGCGATATGCCAAGAATGAGGAAGAAGAAACGTGGCCTAATGGGAAAATTACGCAGCCTGAGCTTAACTAGGAACAAAGGTAGTGAAAGTGATTTTTCG ATTCAAGGCTCTGATTCGGATCTAAGCATTGCGGGTGATATTCGTTCCAGCAAGAGTAATCTGAAAGGAAAATTGTCAGGTATGTTCCGACGTGCCGGATCATCTTCTCGAGCAGATAGCAACGACTCGCTAGACCGGGAAATGCAACGACCCGTGGCAATACAGACACTTGGAAATGGGCCAGCTGCTCTGTTGCATCCACCAGTACCTCGTCCAGTTTCCACAAGTACACCGCATTTAGCCAGA CAGGCCGGAAAACCCCCCACCCCATCAATGGTACCAGCGCAAAGGAGAAGGGTGGCCATAGGACAATCACCGCAGCAAGGAGCAGCTAATTCCAGCTCGCTACCGAAATAA